The sequence aataaaataattatatttacaaTTAAAATGTGCTAAAGTAAAAAATGGAGGAACAAGGGAGTACATTAATCCCTACGACTGTTTGCGTGaccacaaaagaaaaaaagctcTAGATGGAGACCGTCACGGCATTTACGACTCCAAGATTTTCTCCGCCACGTGTCACAACAGCCCATATCCATACGTCTGAATAACCGACACGTGTCCATCAGCTTGGTTTACCCTTATAAAATTCCAGTTTTTTGCAGTTAATGAAGAAACACACCTATTAAGGGAATGGTGGCGAGTGGCGACGTCCCTTTAAACCAGGTTGTCTAAACCACGTGGACAAAAGAGAGACTCTTCGTGCCTACCACGTGTCGATTTCTGCTGCCTTTTACGTTTCATCGTTGAGGGTCTTTTCGTCAATCCATGCCTAAATATCATCAATACTAAAGTCGTGGTGTTTCATCAACTTGTTTCTCGTCGTCTCTTTTTctattctatttcttttcttctttcttggtGCCCATATTTATTTATGTTGGCCCAAGTTAGCTCTGTTTCAGGCAAATTATGGAACCCCGATAACTACATTCTCTAACgtttacacaattttttttatttgccttCTTTATAATAATAAAGAAGTTGTTTAAAGCTTCAGAATTTTGCTTCAATTTGAGGGTATTTGGTTGTTGTTTTCCCTGTTTATTTAATGGCTGAAGCTGAAGAAAACAGAGAAAAGAGGAGTATTTCAATGCAGATGAATCTTTTTTCAGGAGATCTGTTGAATAAATTCATGAACGGAGGAAACAACTCACAAGGGAAATTCAAGGAGGAGGAGGATGGTATAGAGCTGAGTTTGGGGCTATCATTGAACGGTAGATTTGGTGTGGACCCACAAAAGGGTAACAGACTAAAACGTTCTTCTTCAATAGCAAACTTTGCATTCCCCGGCGGGGATGAGAGGAATGGTTGTTCATTCCCGGCCGGTTCATACGCGGCGCCGGCTATTGCGAGGACATGCTCGTTGCCCGTTGAAGCTGGAGAGGAGTGCAGAAAGAGGAAGGAGTTGCAATCGTTGAGACGTTTGGAGGCGAAAAGGAAGAGAATGGAGAAATTACAGAATGTTAGAGTTAAGGATAAGGTTGATTTGGATGAAAGTCCTGAAGAAAATGGAAATGTTTACAGTGATGGTCACGGTCAAGTTGTGAATAATGGGAATTCGTTGCCGTTGTCACAGGGGTCCATGGGTTCTCAGGGGAGTGGTTCTTCAGGAATTTCTGATTTTGGGAGTCAACCTATTCAAGGTATCATCACtttctcttaattttatttattcccaATTAAATACTGAATCTTTTTGGACATAGAATTCTCGAATTTATAGTCGTGAAAGGTCTTATTTTGCCCTGAATTTGCCATTGGATGATCTTTGACAAGATGTTTGTCATTACCATGCTGTTAACAGTGTTTTTCATTACTGTGTCTTGGACCACTAGCACGTGGATACTTGAAACTTTTTAAGGGCTGAGAAGACGAATATTTTAGGTTGTTTGAGTTGAACAATTGTAGATCCAGTGAAGGAATTAGGCATTCTAATGCAATTTTTCATAAATTGATGTGGCTTGGTAGACCTTATGTCTAGAATTTCTGATTGAGTTATGACATAAAAGAGCATCATTACGGCCTGGTTGTTACTGGATCTTCCTACCGGTGAGCATCATTGAGTTATGGCATAGCACAGATGCGCCTCATTAGCTCCTATGTAATATGCAGAGTGACAAGAATAGTGTTGCGTATTCTTCCACTTTTAAGTTGGGATGTTGAATATGGAAAATTGGTAGACAGTGCGCATATGCAAATTTGCTTTATGACTTATGAGAAGAAATGAACTAGGATAAAGATTACTCTCAATCAGGTGAGCTTGTGAATATAGATCTTCAAAGAAGAATCTTTTTCTTTAACATCTGGTCTATGCGCTGGGCCATCTGTAATGATTATTCAACGACTGGCTTGTTTTGTTGCCATGAGTAGAATTCCGGCCATACCATAATCGATAAATCCAGATGTGCTTGAAAATTGTGCATGGAGCAACagaattttcataatttagatttctattttataagAAGTGAGATGGACAAATGGTTAATTGCCAAAGAACTAAGACAACTCCCTGTAGATCGAATCCATTTGGAACTTTCCTGTCGTTTTCCTGAATTCACCCCGTCATTGATGTTGCTGGTGTTCCCGAAATTGGCTGCTGCTTTCCCTTGTTCCACCtcgtaatttttaatttttaatattccTTTTGACTGATCCGACCTGCTCATTCGACCAAGGGTGTATTTTGATATGCGGCAACATACTATTGATATTTGGCTGTATCACTTGTTTCCAAGGTCGGACTCAGCTGCAGATTATCAAGTGCTAGAGCACTCGTTAATCCGAACTTaaagttttgtatatttatatagaaTCTTCTCAAAATATGATTTTATCTGTGCACTTTGGTTAGGAGGTTGAGTTGAGTGTGTGTCTTTGGCGTTCTGAGTCCGATATTCAGATGACGCAGATGCTCTTTTAGTAAAGTCGTTTCTTTTAACATGAAGTCAaatgttttcatttttttaaactcAATACAAATTCTTCCCTAAATTTTAGTGATTCTTGTTCGTCTTTCTTGTTTCTTGTTTACAATTcctcctctttttttctttgtttgtacTTTTATGTTTAGTTACAAATTTGCTTTTACGTACATGTAATTTGTtacagaaagagaaaaagaaccAGCTAGCAATTGCTTCCCTCTTTTTTTTGCTTGAGAAATTGGGCAATTTGGCTAAGAAATTCTTCAGGCTAATTTTTTTAGCAGGAAGttgtttaaaagtttttttttttatataggatGATAGTAGAGAAAATTAAGTGGCAGATGATAAAAAggtctttaaataaaaaatggaggCAACTTTGACCAGTTAAAGTCAAAACTTTATTTAAATTGTGAATAAGTTAATTAGGatgtaaagtttaatttttaaaatttttaaaaaagtctTCCgactccaaatttcaaattttagagtttccctcttcttatctttcaatctttcctcctcttcttttctttctccccatcttcttttttttcttttcctcatcttcttcttcttcctctatttttctctctatagattttcctcttcttccatcttcttttttttctcttttcatttcgttcctccttttttaattttcttgaactattttCAGGGGCGGATGTAGCACTACGAATGCGGGTTTCCGGGAACCCCCAACATTTTCGTATACCttgtaattatattaaaaatatattaaatatataagaattataaatgaGGAACCCATAAACAAAGTTGGCTTATTGGTTCAAAAAGGGCTTGAAGAAATGACTCACATGCTATACTCCAGTTCGAATCCCCTTGGAAcaaccatttttttttattttattgaaaacccaCAAACTTAAAATCCTGAATCCGCCtctgactatttttttttaaaaaattaaaaagtttgaaaagaaattttttgatttcttttaaaaatgaatgaagaaataatttagcaaatttagcaactacgagagttgcttcagcaactacggtaattgctgcaacaactactattagttgttgtgttacaaTAATTATCGAAGTTGCTGCAACAATTATTGACTGTTGCTGCAGCAACTTTGATTGATACTtgcttaatttctgaaaaaagatTTAATTGGAGAAGGAGCCCACGAAAAAAGTGATATATATGGTAAAAATGGAGGTGGTGGTGCTGGTGGTGACGCCGAATGAGAAGATGATATTTGTTGTAGTGTTGATAGGGATAGTAatagaggagaaagaagaaaaatagatgatAGTTATGTAGGAGGAGGAAATAATGGTGAATCTGGAAGAGGTGACAATGATATTGATAGTGATAATGGAGAAAGAGGAGGTGGCGGAGGCGGGCGGCAACAAAAAGGGTGTGGAGAAGGAGCGGTGGTGATGGTGTcgggatctttgtgtaaataataaaacttgaggattttaaaattagtgtcattaacactaatcttaaaattggCACCTCTACTCAATTTTTCGTTCATTTTTTAGTAACCTTGTTAATAATTGTGCACCTATAACAAGTGACCCAGAGCAACTTCATTTTAAACAAATGAGCACCTACAAGCTTAAAATCCTGCATCTATTACTGCAGTTGCCTGTTACAGTAGTAGAATTTGACCGTACTTCGTTTGGGATGACAAAATATCTTTTGAGGGGAGTTTTATTTCCTAGTATGTTTCAGTAgaattttctctcttcttcactGCTACATGCTCCAATTCAAAGCAACGACCACACTTGCGGAGGAGTTTTTTGGCCTATGATTTGCCTGGTCCTTGTACTTTATTTGGGATGGCCAAATGTTGCTTCGAGGGAAATTCTATTGTTTATGTTCTAGTAGAATTCTGTCTCTACTTGAACAATCTTATGGGCCAGTGCAAAACAACCACACATTGCCTATGATTTGCCTGGTCCATCGTCTATGAGAGGAGTTTTATTGGCTATATCATAGAGAACTAGACGCCTTCTGCGACACAATATGTTCCAACTCAAAACAGCCTACCACTTACATTGAAACTATATTGCCTACATGTCCTCATATGATCCTTCGAGTGGAGCTATATCAACTAGGTTCTAGTAGAATTTGATCCCTCCAACACTGCTTTCCAACTCTAATTAGCAACCAATTGTAGTGAGCATTCCTGTTTTGGATGCTCTAGCATGATCCTTGGATCTCTGTATCACGATGTTTTTAGAGCTGTTGAGATTTGAAGTAAGCTTTGATTTCCGTGTCTGTCCTTGTATGTGGTTGTGGATCGTCGTCCTGTTTCTCTCTTACTAATGATTCTAGAAGGAAAGGACTTAACCCTGTTTTCCATCTAACTCTATTTCAGGGGCAGGTGACAGTACTGGAACAAATACTCCGACTAGCTTCAAGCCTTCAGTGCAAGAGCGTGAACGGAAACAGGTAGCTAGACTACCTGAAACCACCAGTGAAAGATCACCTAGCACATGTAATGGAAGTGCTAACATGGAAGCAAAAGAAATGTTCAAAGACTACATGCTCAACATGCCTTGTGTTTCTACAATGGGCGACGGGCCAAATGGTAGAAAGATTGAAGGGTTCCTGTATAGATACCGGAAGGGAGAGGAAGTGAAAATAATGTGTGTTTGTCATGGTAACTTTCTCACCCCAGCTGAGTTTGTGAAGCACGCTGGTGGCGGTGATGTTGTGAACCCATTGAGGCATATCGTCGTCAATCCTTCAACTATGTAGAGATGATGCCAGTGGGATTCTACAATCGCGCTACGCAAAAGGGGGTAAAGCTTCAAGAATTTAGCTTTACTATCATCGTTCATCTTCTTTTGTAACTTGGACCAAGGTTCTTTTATTTTTCAGTAGCTAGTAGTTTTTTGCGGGATATTGAGTAGTCAATTGGCAAGTTTATCCTTTTTCTGCGGGGGGAAAATTGACAATTCCCGTTGGCATCAATCTTTTTAGTTATTTGTTATTTTGGAAGTCCGTAATGTACATATGCGAAAGACTGTGAAGACTGTACAGTGCGCGCGGTTGAATCTGGTCTCATTCGGAGGCATCAATAATTTCCAACACAAAATGTGGCTTTTGCAGAGGTAATAGCAGTGGAATCTTACAAGCTCGCCCAGCTTCTGCTCTAAATTGGTGCAGTTTCATGGTGTTTTGAGTTAAATTACCTGAAATTTTCGTATTGCTTCTCTCTTTTATGACTGCGTATGTTTCTAACGTTAACATATTCGTAAGTAGTATATGTACTAATGACACTCGTGTACTCTTTTTGAATGTTAgtttaaaaatattcatttaaccTTTATGGAAAAACAAATCAAGAGGCAAGAGTGAAGTTGGGGGTTTGTTCCCAGAAGGCGTAAAAATTGACCGAGTATGCTTTGTTTTGTTGCTAAGCGGTGCTGTAAGTGAGGGGCTTGTGATTTTTCCATCTAGATCAGAGGTCTCTCGTTTTCTACTTAAAACAAAAGGGTCTCACTTCAGTCTAAATCAGAGGTTTCATGTTTAAAATATGTCTAATTTAGTCTAATCTTTTAGCTAACATTTTGTGGGAATCAATGTGGTTTATATCCTTTGGGTAATTGTGCTTGGGAGTGCTACAGTATGCCTAATTTTTTTTTCGGTCAACAGACAATATGCCTAGTTACATTATACGTGTATTGTGTATTTGATTCGTAATCTTCGAGATTAACGTATAGAAGAAAATGGTATGCGTTCTTGCTACGTCGAAATATATATAAAGAATTCGTCTTCTGGCCTTTAACACGATGTAAAAGTACAGGGCTCATTAACACTCGGTGGACTTCCTTTTTATTTGCTCAGTCACATTATTGTGGTAGGTACACCTACTAGTGTGTTACACAGTAGCTGTCAGATAAATATCTACATGAATTGTCCCAACCTGAAATGTGTAGTaccaggaaaaaataaaaatcaaatatgtACAGTTGCTGCAAAGTGAGAGAACAAATGGATTGGAAAAAAACATAGTGAGTTGAATTTTACTTCTGTTTTTTCTTAGATTTGGCTCTACAGTCGgagattaaaaaaagaagaagaaacaaatcgTTTCATAACGGATTGAAACATATTTGTGTAGAAACAGTCCAGGGTTGTTTGGTTTCTAGTTAAAAAGTGAATATTCATATATTAAAATTAGCATAACTAGTATCATAAATTTTGTCACAGTACACTAAATATGACGTTCGTTACTTATTACGATCAATTTGAGTTATGAGGaaatatatattattgaataacTAGATTTAGCgtaattaatttttgtattaggaATATTCGCATAACTCTTAACATGCTATCAAAGGATCTTATAGTTTCACGCTAAATGCCAGATCAGACAAaaactttttccaaaaattcgGGAAACAATTCAAAAACTGTCTGATACTTTTGTGTTACTAAGATACTAGTATTTCATAAGACTTAAAACTTAAGACACGTATGTAGTTGAAAGGGAACAAACAATATAAAGTACTATTAAACAAACTAAAGAAGTGACGTGAATAGAGTTAGATCTATTTGTAGAAAAAGATTCATGTATAAAGAAAAATGTcaacaaatttaataaaattaccgAAAGTAGATATTCTCAACCGTCTGCATGTGATTATTGCTTTTGATAGGTTCTGACGTGTGTGATTTATGTTTACAATATATgtgttttttttagtttatctGATCTAAATGCCAAAAATTGGTGTTTTGCCCATGCTTGTGGTCTACAAATCTTGCAAACTATTAATGGAATTGACATTAGAGCTACCCTATCTGATTTTGCTTCCTCACAGGGATAAACGTTGTTACAAGAAAATGTACTC comes from Capsicum annuum cultivar UCD-10X-F1 chromosome 2, UCD10Xv1.1, whole genome shotgun sequence and encodes:
- the LOC107860446 gene encoding ninja-family protein AFP3; the encoded protein is MAEAEENREKRSISMQMNLFSGDLLNKFMNGGNNSQGKFKEEEDGIELSLGLSLNGRFGVDPQKGNRLKRSSSIANFAFPGGDERNGCSFPAGSYAAPAIARTCSLPVEAGEECRKRKELQSLRRLEAKRKRMEKLQNVRVKDKVDLDESPEENGNVYSDGHGQVVNNGNSLPLSQGSMGSQGSGSSGISDFGSQPIQGAGDSTGTNTPTSFKPSVQERERKQVARLPETTSERSPSTCNGSANMEAKEMFKDYMLNMPCVSTMGDGPNGRKIEGFLYRYRKGEEVKIMCVCHGNFLTPAEFVKHAGGGDVVNPLRHIVVNPSTM